The stretch of DNA GTAGCACTATTTCTGTAAAAATAAAAAttagataaatttacagtagatGTAATTAGGCTAAAGTAATTCTCAGCTAATTTGGTAGCTTCAATTTTGAAGTACATTGCTCtgtaaaattcattcaagttaTACATGTtgtttaattaaattaattgtTCTAATTTATCTGTTGCATAAAATATTCTAAAAAATTTAGgataatgttatttcaattagatATTTTTATCCTAGTTTTGATAGTATTagtttatattcctaacttaggaTTTGTTTAATTAACcaaagtaagtccataattaagtaataacctaaggttattaaAAATAATTAGTTAGTAAAGTAAATAAagttgttaagtgtaattagtttgattgtttaagataaccaaacatgctaactaatatagttagtttagatgtttagggtaagcaACCATGTTatttaatgtaactaggtagtttagttgatacccgataaatgactgcctagtaaaGGGGAATTGTGTTGCTTGTTAGTATGTAATattagtttccttggattgcaactttatcgtgaagtgaaatgaaagtgtatacatccattgaaccacatctttgcatatcatatagactcaatcactctcgccaacggagactacgaactgatcccggaaccagaaggaggttattctgaagaccccaggactTTTGTcgaggatttctctgaagccccgaacataaacccgctactttatttacactgaaatctacatttatatatatacttgtgcattaagttcttaggagttatctggaaaccctagttgcatatttctagaaaccgatgtactgaatactagaacttgagtccgaatagctgctatgctaataggaccggtacaagtcgagtgattgcctgtcactcgcgagctttatagtaattgtagtgtttacattcctgtaatcactataaggatgacggacgggatttatgtgaagtatcatggttgagatgataccccatctgtgttgatgaatttggctaaggtcgcagtgtgtggtagcgttggttaagcgtttgaaagtactagccacatgccgtgaaatatggtaagcggtgagcctagtaaccaatcgtcccggcaagtggacatacctcccaccactcgtatttggttttttcggttactcgcttcgacgtgtgggaatatgtgttgcagggcaaccaggagtacgatcatacagtagcgctgtagacgtacctcctgcacattggatgtgcgtatggtcctgcagtcgcttgtgatggatctgatccatgacccggaatgaaaggcaaacggttgcttcagaacggtcttttcgatgttccaagcgtgtgagttaggtttaccttgtaagggtgaaattcgattcagaatcatccgtttctcgcggagattgggactgcttgattcctttgccacatagagtaacaagagcaacactATGATGAGAAACACTGATGGTTGACTTTAAAagctctaccatgcttgaatagctatagttgcttacttagaatggataatcaactagaatttgaaagctaaaacttgaaaataaggatctactctttattgcttttcagctgaaacaaaaccTGAAACCTTATCAAGCCtacatagtctagttacatggctaaatataccatgaaacgggtaagccttgctgagtattaaagtactcagccttgcaatatgactttatttcagataatgtctctgaagatcctactcttcctatgccttggccctatgctctgtccgatggttggtccgtggaatgggacccgtctccggccaacactgatcataccgagtgatatcatgctagggcttagcatgatgtccgtattggcgacgtgtatagttgtcgtgtTTTAAATTctgctgccgtgaacttgaaactttaaactggtttataataatttctatcggtttggaacttatgctacttttgggaACTCTTGTAacataaatgcctgtgatgtaaaatatgatggcgattgtatctctggactcaccttcgtgtgaggtaccttgtttgatcctacattcggtggtttatcaggacgttacccgacaggccaagaggttacaccatttgaaatACGTTGGAGCTCTCtcgagaggacttgcgtatttgagcagGTGTAATTcatgttggttctgccacaatcttAGAGAAAATTcaggggctgtttggagtgccgcCTAACCCGCCACGGCGCGCCACACTTTTTCCGCCACAGGTGTGGCGGCCGTTTTGAGCGCCACAAGTTAGGCACGCTGTGGCGGGTTAGGCGCCACTCCAATCAGCCCCTCAGTATGTAACATCGTGGAGGGGTCGCATCGTAGATGATAATCACAATCAGTGGCTCTCCTTTGCCACGTTGCCATGCCACGCGACCAAAGCTTTGATCAAAGAAACGACTGCAAGCGTAGACGGCGGCTCGCGCTCCCAAAGGCGGTGGCAATGTCAGTCCCCGAACAAGCTGCAGACGCCTCCGCCATCTCCTCCCCTTCGTTTCCTCTTACCCCAGCTACCGAGCCGTCACCGTCATCGTACCTTGCTTCGAAGACCACCCGGAGCTTCCCGGCGAGCAGCATCTCCCTCGCCGCCCCGCGGCGCAGCTTCCCCGACGTCGTCTTCGGCACCTGGCCACCGTCGACCAGCACGACCAAACCAACCCTCACCCCTTCTTCTCGCCATACTGCTTCCCTTATGCGGTCGCAGAGGACCCTGTGATCGCCGCCGCTTCCCTTCTGTAGCTCCGCGACGACGGCCACGTCGGTTTGCGAAAGTGACCGCTGTGTCGTCGACGTCGTGAAAGCCGCGACGCAGCCGCCTCTCAGGCGATCCGGCGCGCTGCCGAAAGCCGCCGTCTCGACGTAgtgcgcgtgcacgcggcgccgcccgccggcgtcGAGCGCGATGACGTCGGCGCTCCGGCCGACGACGTACAGGTAGCGCTCTGCCCCCTTGACCACGCCGCGGTCGCCCGTGCGCACGAAGCACGCGCCGGCCCGCCCCGGCACCCTCGCGCAGAACACCTCGCGGCTCGCCGACGGGTGGCCGAGGTACCCCGACGCGTTGCTCGGCGAGGACACCCATATCTCGCCCTCCATGCCGTCCTCCAACGGCTCGCCGGTCTCCTCGTCCACGACGGCGATCTCGATCTCCGGCCCCACGTTACCCGAGGAAAACGATGGTGGAGACAGCCTCGCCGATGGCAGAAGCTTCATGTACGACGGGAGGTCAGAGCACGCGCCCCGCCACGCGGTGGACACGAACGTGCAGTTCTCGGCGAGGCCGTAGGACGGCGAGATGGACGTGGCGCGCAGCCCGTCGCGCCCGAACGCCTGCACGAACTCGCCGACGCACGACTCGTAGATGGGCTCGTTGATCAGGATCAAGTTGCGCAGGCTCCCGAGCTCAAGTGACCGTCCGTGCGCCGAGCGGCCGCGCCTGAGCACCAGAGGCAGCGCGAACGACGGCACGGGCGTGCACGTCGCCCTGAACTCGGTGACGAGCTCGAGCCAGAGGCGGGGCCGCCGGACGAAGGCGTCGGGGGCGGCCAGCACGCACGTGGCACCGGCGACGACGGTGAGGAGCAGGAACATGAGGCCACAGTCGTGGTACTGCGGCAGCCACGACACGACGACGCTGCCGGGGCACAGGTCGTAGGCCTTCCTCGCGGCCCGCACGTTGTGGGCCGCCGAGCCCGCGGTGACCATGACGGGCTTCGGGACGCCCGTCGCGCCGGAGGTGTACTGGATCAGGTACACGTCGTCCGGCCCGCAGCCCACGTACCCCGCCGCCGATGCCGGCCCACCACTACCGCGTTCCCGCTCCAGCTCGCTGACGGCCAGCCAGCGCAGGCGGCTCAGCATGGCAGCCAGCCGGCCGGACTCTCCGCCGGCGACGGAAGCGGCCATCCTCGTGACGGCGTCGATGTAGCGCgcgtcggcgacggcggcgctcggcctCGTCTGCGCCACGGCGCGAAGCaggtgcgcgtgcgcggggcCGAACCTGGCCGGGTCGGGCGGGATGACGGGCACCGCCGTGAGCCCCGCGCGCTGGCACGCGAAGAGGAGCTTGATGAGGCAGAGCCCCGGCGAGGCGAGCACGAGGACGGCGTCGCCCCGGCGGAGCGTGCCGAGGAGGTTGCGCGCCATGCGTTCGACGGCGGAGTCGAGCTGGGAGTAGGTCAGTGCGGTGCGTGACGACGTCGCCGCGTCGTCGGCCCAGATGAAGGCCGGCTT from Panicum hallii strain FIL2 chromosome 3, PHallii_v3.1, whole genome shotgun sequence encodes:
- the LOC112888153 gene encoding uncharacterized protein LOC112888153 encodes the protein MCTENYDPCYPDQPVVDRYLPVWAKLQAFAAKPAFIWADDAATSSRTALTYSQLDSAVERMARNLLGTLRRGDAVLVLASPGLCLIKLLFACQRAGLTAVPVIPPDPARFGPAHAHLLRAVAQTRPSAAVADARYIDAVTRMAASVAGGESGRLAAMLSRLRWLAVSELERERGSGGPASAAGYVGCGPDDVYLIQYTSGATGVPKPVMVTAGSAAHNVRAARKAYDLCPGSVVVSWLPQYHDCGLMFLLLTVVAGATCVLAAPDAFVRRPRLWLELVTEFRATCTPVPSFALPLVLRRGRSAHGRSLELGSLRNLILINEPIYESCVGEFVQAFGRDGLRATSISPSYGLAENCTFVSTAWRGACSDLPSYMKLLPSARLSPPSFSSGNVGPEIEIAVVDEETGEPLEDGMEGEIWVSSPSNASGYLGHPSASREVFCARVPGRAGACFVRTGDRGVVKGAERYLYVVGRSADVIALDAGGRRRVHAHYVETAAFGSAPDRLRGGCVAAFTTSTTQRSLSQTDVAVVAELQKGSGGDHRVLCDRIREAVWREEGVRVGLVVLVDGGQVPKTTSGKLRRGAAREMLLAGKLRVVFEARYDDGDGSVAGVRGNEGEEMAEASAACSGTDIATAFGSASRRLRLQSFL